One stretch of Desulforegula conservatrix Mb1Pa DNA includes these proteins:
- a CDS encoding ABC transporter ATP-binding protein, whose protein sequence is MSEYILYIESVCKSFGGLLAVNGLDLAIPKGSVSSVIGPNGAGKTTLFNMITGYVMPDSGVITFNEISTKGLKPHQIASLGIARTFQNIQIFPGMSVLENVMAGRHLKSKSGFFLSSFFPPVLRGEERKIKENAEKWLEFTGLTSEACNNAGSLPLGSQRLLELARALAMEPDLILLDEPASGLNTRETFRMGSMIEKIKAMGTTVMLVEHDMELVMEISDFVAVVNFGTRIAWGTPAEVQRNPDVIRAYLGE, encoded by the coding sequence GTGTCTGAATATATATTATATATTGAATCAGTCTGTAAATCTTTTGGCGGACTTCTGGCAGTTAACGGGCTTGATCTTGCAATACCAAAAGGCTCGGTTTCATCTGTCATAGGGCCAAACGGAGCAGGCAAGACAACGCTTTTTAATATGATAACAGGCTATGTCATGCCTGATTCAGGCGTTATCACGTTTAATGAAATTTCAACCAAAGGCCTTAAACCGCACCAGATTGCTTCGCTCGGTATAGCCAGAACCTTTCAGAATATTCAGATTTTTCCAGGCATGTCAGTTCTTGAAAACGTAATGGCAGGCAGGCATCTGAAATCAAAGTCAGGATTTTTCCTTTCGTCTTTTTTTCCTCCTGTCCTTAGAGGTGAAGAGCGCAAGATAAAAGAGAATGCTGAAAAATGGCTCGAATTCACAGGCCTTACATCCGAGGCTTGTAATAATGCAGGAAGCCTTCCGCTTGGCAGCCAGAGGCTCCTTGAGCTTGCAAGGGCCCTTGCCATGGAGCCTGATCTTATACTTCTTGATGAGCCTGCTTCAGGTCTTAATACGAGGGAAACCTTCAGGATGGGAAGCATGATAGAAAAAATCAAAGCAATGGGTACAACAGTCATGCTTGTGGAACATGATATGGAGCTTGTTATGGAGATTTCCGATTTCGTGGCTGTGGTTAATTTCGGTACCAGGATTGCTTGGGGAACGCCTGCCGAGGTTCAGAGAAATCCCGATGTGATAAGGGCTTATCTTGGTGAGTGA
- a CDS encoding branched-chain amino acid ABC transporter permease, translating to MTDVFRNYALLICLAIGVAVIPFFVSGSYYQGILIFSALNCLTCTGLCLLSGYAGQISIGHAAFNALGAYGTGICTTMFGLSPFVGMAVSAVISVFVAFVLGGPALRLKGHYLAMATLGFGAIIHTVAVAAVDITGGPQGISGIPSISLLGFELDSDLKQYYLCWAIALLGIFFALNLINSRIGRALKSIQGSEAAASSIGINTSIYKIQIFALSALYASISGSLYAHYMAYIDPEPFDVMHSVLLVTMVAVGGMHQIWGAVIGSVVLSLLPEALSFIGENFSIMGVSYKTDYNTLVYGGILLVIMLFLPDGLAGGLVKIKNSLKSSVIKTRKSA from the coding sequence ATGACAGATGTTTTCAGAAATTACGCTCTTTTAATTTGCCTTGCAATCGGGGTTGCTGTTATTCCTTTTTTTGTTTCAGGAAGCTATTATCAGGGTATTTTGATTTTTTCAGCCCTTAATTGTCTGACATGCACAGGCTTATGCCTGCTTTCCGGTTATGCAGGGCAGATTTCCATAGGTCATGCAGCCTTTAATGCCCTTGGTGCATACGGGACAGGGATCTGCACGACAATGTTTGGTCTGTCTCCTTTTGTTGGTATGGCTGTTTCCGCTGTTATTTCAGTATTTGTGGCATTTGTTTTAGGTGGCCCGGCACTTAGATTGAAAGGGCATTATCTTGCCATGGCAACCCTCGGATTCGGTGCAATAATTCATACGGTCGCTGTTGCTGCCGTTGATATTACCGGCGGCCCCCAGGGTATAAGCGGTATTCCTTCAATAAGCCTTTTGGGCTTTGAACTTGACTCAGATCTCAAGCAATATTATTTATGCTGGGCAATTGCACTCTTGGGCATTTTTTTTGCGCTGAATCTTATCAATTCTAGAATAGGGCGTGCTCTTAAGTCTATTCAGGGAAGTGAGGCAGCTGCTTCGTCAATCGGTATCAATACTTCCATCTACAAGATTCAGATATTTGCACTAAGCGCTCTTTATGCTTCAATCTCCGGGAGTCTTTATGCTCATTATATGGCTTATATTGATCCTGAACCTTTTGATGTAATGCACTCTGTTCTTCTTGTCACCATGGTAGCTGTCGGAGGCATGCACCAGATATGGGGTGCTGTGATAGGATCGGTCGTTCTTTCACTGTTGCCTGAGGCTCTTTCATTTATAGGTGAGAATTTCTCGATCATGGGTGTTTCATATAAGACTGATTACAATACTCTTGTTTACGGCGGAATATTGCTTGTTATAATGCTTTTTCTTCCTGACGGTCTTGCCGGCGGTCTGGTTAAAATAAAGAACTCGTTAAAGAGCTCTGTGATAAAAACACGCAAGTCTGCATGA
- a CDS encoding branched-chain amino acid ABC transporter permease, with amino-acid sequence MGIQRGCIYALVAMGYNIIYNSTGVINFAQGEFVVYGGLMMVTLTMSLGMPVLPSFFLAVIFAMIVGILMERLTINPVKNPTGLQLIIITIAVSIIMKGLAMCFWGKGSHYMKHFSGDEPLKVLGALLLPQTLWIMAILFIIVILQGFFFKYTMTGKSMRACSINRDSAKLAGINDRFMVMLSFALSAGAGAVAGIIITPIIQMDYGRGAILGLKGFGAAVAGGLGSSFGGVLAGLLLGILEAMGGGYISSHYMDAMALIILIMVLFIKPSGLMGGAGAKGTREI; translated from the coding sequence ATGGGCATACAGCGCGGCTGTATTTATGCGCTTGTGGCCATGGGGTACAATATTATTTACAACTCCACCGGCGTAATAAATTTTGCCCAGGGCGAGTTTGTTGTTTACGGCGGCCTGATGATGGTAACCTTGACCATGTCTTTGGGAATGCCGGTTCTGCCGTCATTCTTTTTAGCCGTCATTTTTGCAATGATTGTCGGAATACTCATGGAGAGGCTGACAATAAACCCAGTTAAAAATCCCACAGGGCTTCAGCTGATAATAATAACAATTGCTGTTTCAATCATTATGAAGGGCCTTGCCATGTGTTTCTGGGGCAAGGGTTCCCATTATATGAAGCATTTTTCAGGAGATGAGCCTCTTAAGGTTTTGGGAGCTCTGCTTCTTCCCCAAACATTGTGGATTATGGCTATTCTTTTCATTATCGTGATTCTTCAGGGCTTTTTTTTCAAATATACAATGACGGGCAAGAGTATGCGCGCCTGCTCAATAAATCGTGATTCAGCAAAACTTGCGGGTATTAACGACAGATTCATGGTAATGCTGTCCTTTGCTCTCTCAGCCGGTGCAGGCGCGGTTGCAGGAATTATAATTACACCTATTATCCAGATGGATTACGGTCGAGGAGCCATTCTTGGGCTAAAAGGATTCGGAGCCGCTGTGGCAGGAGGTCTTGGAAGCAGTTTCGGCGGTGTTTTAGCCGGGCTTCTTTTGGGGATTCTTGAGGCCATGGGAGGCGGTTACATTTCTTCCCATTATATGGATGCAATGGCACTTATAATTCTGATTATGGTTCTTTTCATAAAACCATCCGGGCTGATGGGCGGCGCAGGCGCTAAAGGGACAAGGGAAATTTAG
- a CDS encoding ABC transporter substrate-binding protein, whose amino-acid sequence MKKSLMGFSASFFLMTAVFTLGFGSSVIAADNDYKIGCVFSVTGNTSWLGEPQKKTVEMIADEINAKGGIKGRKISLFIEDNQGDNTRTVNAVKKLVQKDKVCAIIGPSESGTTMAVIPVIQKMETPVPLLSCAAAEEITKPASERKWIFKMGQNDSDAVRRIYENMNKKGIKKVGILTATNGFGNAGRKKLTEMASEFGLQIVSDETYNPSDTDMTAQLLKIQKAGAEAAVNWSIVPAQSIVPKNMKQLKMSIPLYQSHGFANVKYAEAAGDAAEGLVFPAGRVMAVSTLPDGHPQKAVLNEYKTAYEAKYKDHVSTFGGHAYDGLWLVVKAIEAVGDDPAKIRDYIETAQFTGTGGQFKFSAADHNGLDKNAFEMLTVKNGQFVVLGE is encoded by the coding sequence GTGAAAAAAAGTCTTATGGGTTTTTCGGCTTCATTTTTTTTAATGACGGCTGTTTTTACGTTAGGATTTGGTTCCAGCGTCATTGCAGCAGATAATGACTATAAAATAGGCTGTGTTTTTTCTGTGACAGGAAATACTTCCTGGCTTGGAGAACCCCAGAAAAAGACAGTTGAAATGATCGCAGATGAAATAAATGCAAAAGGCGGAATAAAAGGCCGTAAGATTTCACTTTTTATCGAAGATAATCAGGGCGACAATACAAGAACCGTTAATGCTGTAAAAAAACTTGTTCAGAAGGACAAGGTCTGCGCAATCATCGGGCCATCTGAAAGCGGCACGACAATGGCGGTTATCCCGGTTATTCAGAAGATGGAAACACCTGTTCCTCTTCTTTCCTGTGCTGCTGCAGAGGAAATTACAAAACCTGCAAGCGAGCGTAAGTGGATCTTCAAAATGGGACAGAACGATAGTGATGCTGTCAGAAGAATCTATGAAAATATGAACAAGAAAGGCATTAAAAAAGTCGGCATTCTGACAGCCACAAATGGTTTCGGAAATGCCGGACGTAAAAAACTTACTGAAATGGCCTCTGAATTCGGTCTTCAGATAGTAAGTGACGAGACCTATAATCCGTCTGATACAGACATGACAGCACAGCTTCTGAAAATTCAGAAAGCCGGAGCCGAGGCTGCCGTTAATTGGTCAATAGTTCCTGCCCAGTCCATAGTTCCTAAAAATATGAAACAGCTAAAAATGAGCATTCCTCTTTATCAAAGCCATGGATTCGCAAATGTGAAATACGCCGAAGCAGCAGGAGATGCTGCCGAGGGTCTTGTGTTCCCTGCTGGCAGGGTAATGGCTGTTTCGACCCTTCCTGACGGTCATCCCCAGAAGGCTGTTCTTAATGAATATAAGACCGCTTATGAAGCTAAATATAAAGACCACGTAAGCACATTCGGCGGGCATGCCTATGACGGGCTCTGGCTTGTGGTCAAGGCTATAGAGGCAGTTGGTGACGATCCTGCCAAGATCAGGGATTACATTGAAACAGCCCAGTTTACAGGAACCGGTGGTCAGTTTAAATTTTCTGCCGCAGACCATAACGGACTTGACAAGAACGCCTTTGAGATGCTTACCGTTAAAAATGGCCAGTTCGTAGTTCTTGGTGAGTAG
- a CDS encoding ACT domain-containing protein: protein MKVKQLSIFLENRSGRLAEITTTLGDAAVNIRAMSLADTSDFGILRLIVNDVEKGRQALKDCGFTVHITEVIAVEIPDTPGALGKLLVSIEKSGLNVEYMYVFVEKILGQAIIIFRFDDLDEAVRVITKAGYNVLENDKLLSM from the coding sequence ATGAAAGTAAAGCAGCTTTCAATATTTTTGGAGAACAGGTCGGGGCGGCTTGCCGAGATTACTACAACCCTGGGTGATGCTGCCGTAAATATCCGGGCCATGTCTCTTGCAGATACTTCCGATTTTGGAATACTCAGACTTATTGTCAATGACGTTGAAAAAGGCAGGCAGGCATTAAAAGACTGCGGGTTCACGGTTCATATTACCGAGGTTATTGCGGTCGAGATTCCCGATACTCCGGGCGCTCTTGGCAAACTCTTGGTTTCTATAGAGAAATCAGGGCTTAACGTAGAGTATATGTATGTTTTTGTTGAAAAAATTCTTGGCCAGGCCATCATCATTTTCAGGTTTGATGATCTGGACGAGGCTGTGCGGGTAATTACGAAGGCAGGATATAATGTCCTGGAGAATGACAAACTATTAAGCATGTAA
- the argC gene encoding N-acetyl-gamma-glutamyl-phosphate reductase: MLKAAIIGATGYTGAELVRILASHPNATVELITSRQYQGVAFSDIYPALSGLINLTCEEYRLDRIIESADVVFMALPHHLPMGLVPDILKAGKKIIDLSADFRFKDKSVYEAAYQAHSAPDLLESAVYGLSEVYKEEIACADLVGNPGCYPTSILLPLIPLVRAGFIVPETVIADSKSGVSGAGRSLSMRAHFCEANEAFNAYKVANHRHSPEIEQIISREAGYDVNITFVPHLLPISRGMLSTIYSAAKDSVTSFGVFECLSDFYKDKPFVRIRKEGDIPDVAHVRGTNFCDIGFKLDSRTGRLIIVSVIDNLVKGASGQAVQNMNIMCGFDETEGMRGIPYPI, encoded by the coding sequence ATGCTTAAGGCCGCAATAATTGGTGCCACAGGATATACAGGCGCGGAACTTGTGAGGATTCTTGCATCCCATCCGAATGCAACTGTTGAACTTATAACCTCAAGGCAGTACCAGGGGGTTGCTTTTTCAGATATTTACCCCGCTCTTTCAGGATTGATCAATCTTACATGTGAAGAATACAGGCTTGATAGAATTATTGAGTCTGCGGATGTCGTTTTTATGGCATTGCCTCATCATCTTCCCATGGGCCTGGTCCCTGATATTTTAAAAGCAGGGAAAAAGATCATAGATCTGTCTGCTGATTTCAGGTTTAAGGATAAAAGTGTTTATGAAGCGGCTTATCAGGCTCATTCTGCTCCTGATCTGCTTGAATCTGCGGTTTATGGGCTTTCAGAAGTTTATAAAGAGGAAATAGCCTGCGCGGATCTTGTTGGCAATCCAGGCTGTTATCCTACAAGTATTCTTTTGCCTCTAATTCCTCTTGTAAGGGCGGGATTCATTGTTCCTGAAACAGTAATAGCAGATTCAAAATCAGGAGTCAGCGGAGCTGGACGATCCCTTTCAATGAGGGCACATTTTTGTGAGGCAAATGAGGCATTTAATGCTTATAAGGTTGCAAACCACAGACATTCTCCGGAAATTGAGCAGATTATTTCAAGAGAAGCCGGTTATGATGTGAACATTACTTTTGTGCCGCATCTTTTGCCTATTTCAAGGGGTATGCTCTCAACCATTTATTCGGCAGCAAAGGATTCTGTCACTTCTTTCGGTGTTTTTGAGTGTCTTTCAGATTTTTACAAAGACAAACCGTTTGTAAGGATACGCAAGGAAGGGGATATTCCTGATGTTGCGCATGTCAGGGGAACCAATTTCTGTGATATAGGATTTAAGCTTGATTCAAGGACTGGCCGCCTGATTATTGTTTCAGTAATCGATAATCTTGTGAAGGGCGCATCTGGACAGGCTGTACAGAATATGAATATAATGTGCGGTTTTGACGAGACAGAAGGTATGCGCGGCATACCATATCCTATTTAA
- a CDS encoding NifB/NifX family molybdenum-iron cluster-binding protein → MKIAFPVNSGSDLNSEVFGHFGSAEKFIVVDSESGSFEEIGNNDLGHAHNKCNPMKALGGNKVDAVVSGGIGQGALNGLRSLGIKVFRSEGGTVLKNLELFRSNSLMEFMPGFVCSGHDHEGGCAH, encoded by the coding sequence ATGAAAATTGCATTCCCGGTTAACTCAGGTTCAGATTTGAACAGCGAAGTCTTCGGGCACTTCGGTTCTGCAGAAAAATTCATAGTTGTTGATTCTGAATCAGGTTCCTTTGAAGAAATAGGCAATAATGATCTTGGCCATGCACATAATAAATGCAATCCAATGAAAGCCCTAGGCGGAAATAAAGTGGACGCAGTTGTTTCAGGTGGCATTGGTCAGGGGGCACTGAATGGTCTAAGATCCCTTGGAATTAAGGTTTTCAGATCAGAAGGCGGAACAGTTTTAAAAAATCTTGAGCTTTTCAGATCAAACTCACTCATGGAATTCATGCCTGGTTTTGTATGTTCCGGTCATGACCATGAAGGTGGCTGCGCTCATTAA
- a CDS encoding YchJ family protein: protein MEICPCGSGKGYTECCEPLIQDQRKAATAEELLRSRYTAYTKVELEYLYATTHPSQRAHYDSEGTRKWAEKSDWLNLEILDVNLGGAGDDKGQIEFLAHYAKKDKKESHHELALFEKANGIWYFLDGKPVIPKQFKREVAKVGRNEPCPCGSGKKYKKCCGA, encoded by the coding sequence ATGGAAATTTGTCCATGCGGTTCAGGAAAAGGATACACAGAGTGCTGCGAACCGCTTATTCAGGATCAGAGAAAGGCCGCAACAGCAGAAGAGCTTTTAAGATCAAGATATACTGCATATACCAAGGTTGAGCTTGAGTATCTCTATGCCACAACTCACCCTAGCCAGAGAGCCCATTATGACTCTGAAGGAACAAGAAAATGGGCCGAGAAATCAGACTGGCTGAATCTTGAAATTCTTGATGTCAATCTTGGCGGCGCAGGCGATGATAAAGGTCAGATTGAATTTCTGGCCCATTATGCAAAAAAGGATAAAAAAGAATCCCACCATGAACTTGCTCTTTTTGAAAAAGCAAACGGTATTTGGTATTTTCTTGACGGGAAACCCGTTATTCCAAAGCAGTTTAAAAGAGAAGTTGCAAAAGTGGGAAGAAACGAGCCTTGTCCTTGCGGCAGCGGCAAAAAATACAAGAAGTGCTGCGGCGCATAG
- the map gene encoding type I methionyl aminopeptidase, with translation MQNNSEKPGRNDDCPCGSGLKYKKCCLSGKTRVAPVVDLKLLYARKYGIKLKDEKAIEGIRKAGILVMETQRLVESQLRPGMVTDEINTIVHEFTVKNGGKPAPLNYRGFPKSVCVSVNDVICHGIPGDYILKDGDIVNVDVTTILDGYYADANITYFVGTPEPDAVKIVNVARESLKRGLSVVRPGSTTGDIGNAIQVYAEGQGCSVVREYVGHGIGYDFHESPQIMHYGRKGTGTPLVPGMVFTVEPMINIGGHDLYVLRDQWTAKTKDGSLSAQFEQTVVVTEGGYESLTPYDL, from the coding sequence TTGCAGAATAATTCGGAGAAACCTGGTAGGAATGATGACTGCCCATGCGGAAGTGGCCTCAAATACAAAAAATGTTGTCTTTCCGGCAAGACCAGAGTGGCACCTGTTGTTGATCTTAAGCTTCTTTATGCAAGAAAATACGGCATAAAACTTAAAGATGAAAAGGCCATTGAAGGTATTCGGAAAGCCGGGATTCTTGTAATGGAAACCCAGAGACTTGTAGAGTCTCAGCTCAGACCTGGAATGGTTACGGATGAAATAAACACCATAGTTCATGAGTTCACTGTAAAAAATGGAGGGAAACCCGCACCTTTAAATTACCGCGGCTTCCCTAAAAGTGTATGTGTGTCTGTAAATGATGTGATCTGTCACGGTATTCCAGGAGATTATATTCTTAAAGACGGTGATATAGTAAATGTGGATGTAACAACTATCCTTGACGGATATTATGCTGATGCCAATATTACATACTTCGTAGGAACTCCTGAACCTGATGCGGTTAAGATAGTCAATGTGGCAAGGGAAAGTCTCAAAAGAGGGCTTTCGGTCGTCAGGCCCGGAAGTACCACAGGTGATATCGGAAACGCCATCCAGGTTTATGCCGAGGGACAAGGGTGTTCTGTCGTGCGTGAATACGTCGGTCACGGAATAGGTTATGATTTCCATGAATCACCCCAGATTATGCATTACGGCAGAAAAGGAACCGGGACTCCACTTGTGCCTGGTATGGTTTTTACTGTCGAGCCAATGATAAATATTGGCGGACATGATCTTTACGTTTTAAGGGATCAATGGACTGCAAAAACCAAGGACGGGTCTCTGTCCGCACAGTTCGAGCAGACGGTTGTAGTAACTGAAGGCGGGTATGAGAGTCTTACCCCATATGATTTATGA
- a CDS encoding phosphotransferase — MMYNIESKLPMVSDKFSISMKRQRPDKEISGSPERTDFRCVIESDDGGLFLIECFDLSKSKRKQIIAETINRLNIHGLKKTIPYEKSLDGSFLFTESGLVWQICRFIESDNIVRPDYIFLPEIGAVFADFIIDLNRISRKIDLNSADLPFFSIKKYIVSIFSQINTHNPEIIPGIKPVYDFLKAEFFEKHCLLKEGFCHGDIHPMNAIWKNNEIIAVIDWEFMGIKPEIYDLANLLGCIGIEDPNALGGNLVNELIGKLKKSGIYGNESWDILIEFVIAVRFGWLSEWLRKKDTEMIHLETDFMNLLLNYSKDIKSHWNTIRGEN; from the coding sequence ATGATGTACAACATCGAATCTAAATTACCTATGGTATCAGACAAGTTTTCTATTTCCATGAAAAGGCAGAGACCTGACAAGGAAATATCAGGAAGCCCTGAAAGAACTGACTTCAGATGTGTGATCGAATCAGATGACGGAGGCCTGTTTCTCATTGAATGCTTTGATCTGTCAAAGAGCAAAAGAAAACAGATCATAGCCGAAACAATTAACAGACTAAACATCCACGGCCTTAAAAAAACAATCCCATACGAAAAATCATTGGACGGAAGTTTTCTTTTTACCGAAAGCGGTTTAGTGTGGCAAATATGCAGATTTATTGAATCAGATAATATCGTCAGGCCTGACTATATTTTTCTACCTGAAATAGGCGCGGTGTTTGCTGACTTCATAATTGATCTAAACAGGATCAGCAGAAAAATTGACCTGAACAGCGCAGATCTTCCATTTTTTTCAATCAAAAAATACATAGTTTCAATATTCAGTCAGATTAACACACATAACCCGGAAATTATTCCCGGTATAAAGCCTGTATATGACTTCCTCAAAGCCGAATTTTTCGAAAAGCACTGTTTGCTTAAGGAAGGATTCTGCCACGGCGACATTCATCCCATGAATGCAATATGGAAAAACAATGAAATTATCGCGGTGATTGACTGGGAGTTCATGGGAATCAAACCAGAAATATATGACCTTGCAAATCTTCTTGGGTGCATTGGGATAGAAGATCCTAATGCGCTTGGCGGGAACCTTGTAAATGAGTTGATAGGAAAGCTCAAGAAATCTGGTATTTATGGGAATGAATCCTGGGACATTCTTATTGAATTTGTCATTGCCGTCAGATTCGGATGGCTTTCTGAATGGTTAAGAAAAAAAGATACGGAAATGATTCATCTTGAAACAGATTTCATGAATCTGCTTTTGAATTATAGCAAAGACATAAAATCACACTGGAACACAATCAGAGGAGAAAACTAA